Within Candidatus Francisella endociliophora, the genomic segment TGCTAAGCTCTAAACAATCATCAACTTCCATAAGATTATCTTTATGCTGATGAATAGAGTTTTTTAGCAAACTTTTCTTAGCTTTTTCTTTTGCCTCTGCCTTATCTGCAGCAACAAATAGTGCAAACTCATGTAACTCATTTAGTTTATACTCATCATATCCACCAAGGTTTACAAAATATAAATTCTTATCAAAATCTTGAGGCTGATCTTGAAGTGATATTTGATATCCATCTGCACCTTTTACAGCTTTGTAGCTATCAAGATGTAAACCCTTAACTGTACCAAACCAGTTTTTTCTTAATTGCTCATAAGTATCTTCAATACTCTCTCCAACTACAAACTGTACATCATGTAACTCAATATTTGCTTTTGGTGCACTCCCACCTAGATAGACTATAAATAATTTACTCATTAAATTCTCTAAAAATTAACTTTCTTAGAGTAATTATAGCCAAATTGAGCAATATTCTGAAAAATGTTTATTACTTTAGTCATCAAAAATACAAAAACCATATTTCTGTAATAGATTGCGTGATCAAGCCTGACGCAATGACATGCTACTTTTTTTGCCATGCAAAAAGTATGTCGCTATAACTTACGCAGTAAGTAGCGAAACTACAATATAACTGATGTTATAATATGCTAATTAAAATTAGATAATCTACTCATCCATGACAACCCTAGAAATCTGTATAGATAACTATCAATCGATTATTAATGCTCAAAAAGCTGGTGCAGATAGATTAGAACTATGTTCTGCACTTGGAGTTGAAGGACTTACACCCTCACCTAACTTAGTTAAATTTGCCAAAGAAAATTTTACAAGTTCACTACAAGCTATGGTTCGCCATCGTGCTGGGGATTTTTATTATGATGAGATAGATCAACAAATTATGCTTAATGACTTAAAAACAATGCTTGAGCTAAATATTGATGGAGTTGTAATTGGTGCTTTAACTAAAGAAAACAAGATTGATAAAGAGTTTTTAAAACCATTTATTGAACTTACAAAACAAGCTGGTAAAGAACTAACTTTTCACAGAGCAATTGATTTAACAACAAATATATACACGGCTACTCAAGAAATTATTAGACTTGGTTTTGATAGAGTTTTAACATCAGGAACTGCGACGAATGTAATAACTGGTTTAGAAACTATAAAATCACTACAAGAAAAATTTGGAAGCCAAATTAAAATAATGCCTGGTGGTGGAATTAACTCAGCCAATGTGAAAGAAATACTAGAAAACACAAAAGTAACAAATGTCCATTGCTCTGCTTCTAAGAAAATTTTACGAAATACTGACTCTACAGCATTCCCAGCTTCTGCTTTAGAAATTAAAATTAGTCAAATTGATGAAATGATTTCTATAAGTTCACAATTTTAGAGTAAAACCTTATACCGCTACAAAATATTTTTGGTTATCAGTACTTATACAAAGCGCATTAGTTACAATAGTACTTCCACCGCTTGACTCAGCATTATAGATAGCATTTAGTAC encodes:
- a CDS encoding DUF1543 domain-containing protein, with product MSKLFIVYLGGSAPKANIELHDVQFVVGESIEDTYEQLRKNWFGTVKGLHLDSYKAVKGADGYQISLQDQPQDFDKNLYFVNLGGYDEYKLNELHEFALFVAADKAEAKEKAKKSLLKNSIHQHKDNLMEVDDCLELSKIGGKYIHLNSSDEKYDLRPDWFGYRVIG
- a CDS encoding copper homeostasis protein CutC; protein product: MTTLEICIDNYQSIINAQKAGADRLELCSALGVEGLTPSPNLVKFAKENFTSSLQAMVRHRAGDFYYDEIDQQIMLNDLKTMLELNIDGVVIGALTKENKIDKEFLKPFIELTKQAGKELTFHRAIDLTTNIYTATQEIIRLGFDRVLTSGTATNVITGLETIKSLQEKFGSQIKIMPGGGINSANVKEILENTKVTNVHCSASKKILRNTDSTAFPASALEIKISQIDEMISISSQF